The genomic stretch ATGATTTTAGAACATTTACTGGAAAGAGAGTCGACCCTTTGAGCCATTGAACAGACCAACTTTATCTTACTCAACGAGTCGGTAAATGTCATCCAAGGGtcgatatgtatttattttgatttacttTAAAAGATACGGTGTGTATATTGCTTGCGAAATGTATCAAGTGTGAATTTTGAGACGCTTTCATgcttttattgaaatgttttggATTTTATCGCAGATGTTTTGTTGCTTTTCAGtgattatatataacattttaaaggtCCATTtagctaaaaaaattaaaataattagttgGTTGTATTTCATCTTCCAAACTTCCAAAACAAATGGGTAGAGATTCTTCTGAATTGAACTGAAAGGGTTTCGCTTGACGTATTTTGTATCGTAATGGCTTGAGCAATACTTGGAATTATGTCAACTACGCTGAAATGCAAGTGAGCGCTACTGAATTAGTGTAAAGAGAGCATGATATCAGTATTGAGCCGCTTTCTTTGGATGACTTTGATTCATGCTTGTCTTGGAATATCGGCTTAATGTTTGTATGTGAGCTATGAGCGTTCTAACAGTGTTATTTCATGCCAATAAGAGTATTTATACTATTGTCTTTCTGTAAAAACAATTATCAGTGTTACAATGAACTTGATGTGAATtggaatgttttaattatttttttgttcgttttttttttcttcgtcctGCAGATGTTTGTTAACTATGTGAAAGGGTTTTTCCTCCCTTTCTGCGGTCTTCCATATCACTTCATTTTGTACAGATGGCACAAATCTGTCATGAAAGGTTAACTTTGTATCATATTGTGTCATTCACTTCTGGGAGATGTTTATAAGAGATTTGGTGAGATAAAGACATTCATATTTTTCACGTCAACTGggtatggatttttattttttactccagAATTATGTATTTGATTATGAAAGAGAACAGCAGGTTTTTAATTACAGCAGTAAAACAACTGCAAGTCATCCTATTTTATGATTACTTCGTGTGGTGATCTAAACTTGAGGCTTTACTCGGCTGCTTCCTTGCtctgtaaagaaaaataaatattcatgtcAAAGTCAATGCTGCATTACGTCGCGAAAGTGCGCACTCGGAGGAAGActgtgatggtttggggtgcgaTTTGGGACGGGGCCAACGTATTGGGTCGGCACCAATGCTTTGATCCACTAGCGACCCCTGGTGGGCATTCATGTAAGTCACGACAATTGCATCGTGAAACCAGATCTGAAATGGAGATGCAAAGTCTGAAAGGTCTTAAGTGAACTCGGCAGAAAGCTAACACTCTATTTTATCAAGAAAACTCTCAGAAAACAAAAAGGTACAACAGCTGTCACTGGGGCTTTTCAGAAGGTACATTTTGGACCTTTTAATTGTGCTTTTGAAAAGATACCGCCCCAGTGACaatttttgtacctttttttctgagagcaCTTTTTCTCTTGAATTACTTAGCATTGTTTTCGTAATATTagtattaatttatgaaattatctAAATAAACAATCTAATGTCAAAATCTCACATTCTGTTTTTAAAGCCAAAATATCAAGCATTACAAACAACTGATACACATCTGCACACTACACGTGATGTActgtgtacttattattattattttttatcatgattcataaataaacaaattaatgcatattaataGAGTTagctatgttttatttatttatttattataattagtcGGTGCCATTCCTAATCGTTTGCTAAatcattcaaataatatttttgtttaattatttttttagccTAAAATGGTACATTTAGTGGacaaaatgtattacaaataataataataaaaagaaaagaaaaaaaaaggcaagattgtgaaaatgtatttaaccATGTATTGTTTGCACTGCATCGTGGTGCACTTTGAGATGAATTGGAGATTCAAATGAAAATCCTTTTGACTGGTAAAGTTGAGAAATCAGCATCCGTGCAGTACTTTAACATTGTTTTCCCTATATTCTTCAAACctataacaattaaaatgtttaaatcaaaCCATAaagtaatttgtatattttcatttcaaagatAAAAGTAGATTCCTTTCTCCGAATAAAGACAGCAACTGATTCTGTTATTAACAGATGTGGTGAAGGCATTACATAGATGACATTTACAACACAcctgtaacaatataaaatatatatatatataaagacaggTGAATGCTAGGGTTATTGATCAACACAAGCAATCTGATTGTAGGAAGGCTGCCATGCACTTCCATGTGACTATTGTGACTACTTCCTATTGTTCCTTATCTCTTACCTTATAGACTGACAATACAGTGATTAAGTTTTATTATGCCAccataaataggctacacattttaAACAACATGCTTTTAACAGCAAAACAGATGAATATTAGACAATATTTATCAGCTGTTGGCCCATTAACTTAAAGCGTATTCTAATGATAGGTTACCTCTGGCAATCgttgataaaaaatataacatgGGAAACCATTTatcctgttaactgtcactcacatttttgaacatagacttaaaagtgcatgatccaaacctacatttttttataattcacgactgaatttttttttttacatgttttttatgtatcattttcatggtaatgcaatgtttgaatttaaaatgggtttcaaaggatggattttgagattttaagttttcaagtgatatataatttctgatgatttctaaacaaagaagactttttttgacaaaggtcagaactcctgttatgatgtaggttCTTGATTTGCACTCTTGCCATACTttaatctattacttttactacataatttttaacaaaaaagattggtaaaatatatatttaggagtCATAGACCTTTCGATATataacgatatatagtttgtcattattagattaatatttaattgtaatatagtaacGTAAACGTAGGGGGCCAACGGAGGGGCCCAGTGGCAGTTAACAGCATTTTGTGCACAAAACGAACAATTTTATTCTAAGCTTGCCCAAACTTCGTTCTAAACTAAAATGTTGAAAAGGTTTTGTGACCCGGTGAAAACCGTAATATTTTCAGAGTTGCTTTAACACGAAACCggaaactcatgaatattcatgtttACTCCGCCCAGTGACTCCGCCCACATTACGCAGACGCCGCATAGTTCAGAACACCGGAAGTGGAGTGAAGATGGAGGGTGTCGGTTTAAGCGCTaacaacaaacagaaacaaaaccaAATGTTGCCGAATAAAACGCGCGGCGAGTTCACCAGAAACCAGAGGAAAGACTCCGAGGTAAGAGTCCGACGAAGCTGTGTGAATCCGTATGAATGTATATTGGCAGTTTTGCAGTCTGTTTTGACAGCCAGTGTTAGCCTAAACATCAGCAACATGAAGAAAATCATTAATCGAGCGACGCGGATTAAACGAGCAACAAATATGaaaacagcatcattactccagcttATTCCTGAACGTTTAGTGATTGAAACTCATAACCAAAGAAACAGTTACTAGTGAATATTCACAAAACCACTTAATGATTGATTCCTGTAAAAACATCGCCATAAATGATTCATTGTGAAGTGAATCTCTTCTCCTGCTGATTGTGATTATTACTTAAGAACGTTTCATATATGAACTTTAAATGTAACGTTTAATAGCACACCACAATTACAATAATGTTAACCGGTTACTTCACGTGTGCTTTAATATGCTAGTCAACACACCAAAATAACTATACAAATGGTCATTTAATACAGTTATTCACTGATAAAGACAAATGTGTTGCGTTTGTGTCTCAGGGTTTATCAGAAGCTCCTGATCTGGAGTTTGAATATTCAGATGCCGATAATTGGGCTGTTGAACTATCAggtgaatataatataattctgAAATAATATCACAAAGCTTTTAACATTCATTAACAAACTGCAAGCAATAGTATTTTGTTGTCCTCTATTAAATGCTGTTTGTAGAGTTGTACAGCTACACAGAGGGACCAGAGTTTCTGCTCAACAGAAAGTGCTTTGAAGAAGACTTCCACACTCATAGTAAGTGCTGAGCTCTTTATTTTTCACTTGACTGTTTTATAGTAACACAAAACGGCGGGTTTCGTCATGAAAAtggtgtttttgtgcatttaagatGATCAGAATGTCATAAAAAGATCACATGCATGTGTTCCTGCAGTGCCCGATCAGAAATGGACCAAACTGGATTCGGTTCAGCACAGAGCTCATGCCATGCGTCTGCTGGATGGACTGGACGTGATCGGCCGAGAGCACCGCCTAAAAGTCGCCAGAGCCATCCTGTACATGGCTCAAGGTAAGAATCTTTATTCATGTGTTAATTGACATGAAGACACCGTGTACATTAGATCCGGTTTGTCTGTTTTCAGGGACGTTCGGCGAGTGTTCTTCAGAAGTGGAGGTGCAGCACTGGATGAGGTATAACAGCTTCCTGTTGCTGGATGTGGGAGCGTTCACTGCACTGCTGGAGCTGCTCAACATGGAGATCGAGTGAGATGAACCGCACGCGCTCATATTCATAATACACATCTGTAAGCTTTGATATCTCAACTCTGTGTTCAATGTCTCGCAGTAACAGTGCTGCATGCAGCAGTGCGGTCAGGAAACCTGCCATTTCACTGGCTGACAGCACTGACCTCAGGTACAGCAGCacactttatacacacacacacacacacacacacacacacacacacacacacacacacacacacacacactcactagttGTTGACTAATAAGGCAGAGAGTGTTCTTTTCCAAATTTGTAAAGAGGCATTTTTAATTTAGCTGATGAATGCATGTAGAAAAAGTGACTAATGTAAAAATTTTCgttacattaaacaaatatttttaatgattatttaaagtaaattaatatattgtgttattgtagaatttattttgattttaaaaactaatttattattttattgttacgtTTAGCTACATTATTTGGCAGTTTAATTTATTACTTTGTTAAAATTAACTACATTTTTGAACAAGAATTACAATATTTCAAAtctctatttttttattgttagtaGACTTTTTATtagaagcttttttatttttttactgttcaaTTGAACtatattatttgttcatttgaaaagtgatttattattgtatattgtttaaaaaaaatttaaatgtctatttgtcattttgttacattgttacatttaaaatgattgctCTTTTTAAACCACAATTAAAACATATGTAAAAGATATAACTATATTTGtcagatcatttattattttactgttacaTTTAACTACACTATTTTTgtcaatgtgttaaaaaaaagtactttattacagttaactacattaaacaaattaaataaaatattttaaatatgtctgtttatttgacggtttgaaaatgatttttttttttacagttaactacattaaaaaatgttttacttatttgtcatttttaatttatttacttcatGTTGTACTTTTTTGAACTGATCATTGGTTTAATTTTTAAGAGCACTCCCAGTTCTCCATAACTCTGTGCGTTCGTGTTTTCAGGGTGCTGCTGAACATCATGTATCTGATGGTGGAGACCATCCAGAGTGAAGAACCCACAGACAGTCCAGAGTGGAGAACCATCAGAGAAACCTTCAAGTCTGAACTGGGTCTGCATGCGTTTCAATTGATCTAAAACTGGATGATTTATTTGAAGATATGCGTTGAGTATGGAAGACTACAACTGTTTCGGATGTTTCCTGGCAGGTTCTCCTCTCTATAACCATGAGCCCGTCTCCGTCATGCTGTTCGGGATGGTCACCAAGTTCTGCAGCGGCCACGCGCCCCATTTCCCAATGAAGAAAGTCCTGCTGCTGCTCTGGAAGACCATCCTGGTGAGTTAGCGTCCTGTTCTAAACCGATTCAGACCGAGGGATTGTTGTCTGAATGTTTCCTGTCTCAACCCAGTTCACTCTGGGAGGGTTCGAGCAGCTGCAGTGCAGTAAAGTCAGTAAACGGGCAGCACTGGGTCTCCCTCCGCTGCCCGAGGACAGCCTCTGTGTGGTGCGGAGCATGAGAGCCGCGTCCCCTCCGGCGTCCGCCTCCGACCTCATCGAGCAACAACAGAGACGCGCCCGGAGAGACCACAAGGTGCCCGAACCCAAACTTTGACAAACATTAAACTAGGGAACGTAAAATGATAAAGAGAAGATTATAAACCTTTGACATCGTTTCCTCAGGCTCTGATAAAGCAAGACAATCTGGATGCATTTAACGAGAAGGACCCGTATAAAGCCGATGACACCcgtgaagaagaagaggaaaatgATGATAACGATAACTCTATGGAGGCGGAGCCTTTCCCAATAGAGCGTGATGAGGTCATGCCGCCACCCATCCCGCATCCCCCCACTGAGAGGGTCTGCTTCCCCAAGGGTCTACCCTGGGCTCCGAAAGTCAGGTAGGAACTGTTGGATATGGTTTACTTATTAAATATACGTTTTTACTCGATTTCTTTTTTAACAGGGAAAAGGACATCGAGCAGTTCCTGGAGTCCAGCAGGAGTAAATTCATCGGCTACACATTGGGAAAGTGAGTGTGTTTCATGACGCTTCTATGTTTATTTCCTGTGAGCCGCAGTGATGCATGAGTGCGTTTGTGTTGCAGTGACACGGATACTGTAGTCGGTTTGCCCAGACCCATACATGAAAGCATCAAAACTCTCAAACAGGTAATTAACATATCAGTCATGACTGATTAACATAACCCCACCCCTGCTCATGCATATTTAATATGTGGTCTTTCAGATTTCTCCCCACATCCTTCATTATGAAATGAATGGCTTTATATTAATTCAGATTGGATTATGCTAGACCAGTATTCAGTTTGACTGATAAAACATttgtctgtttattattttatggttCCATTTACTAGATTTTCCAACATTTAATTAcaatagttttaaatatataatcttgtttgcattttgtaatttatttacattcctattttttaattaattaattgaacatTGATTCCAAAATTTTAAGAATCATTTTTAAtcctctataataataataataataataataataagttgttgttattattaacagcaaaatgaaaattaaatgtaaaatatttttaaaataagtttataatGATATACTTCTAACCCCTTATTTTCTTTCAAGTTTTTAGATAAACaaccaaatttatttttattggttataaatcaatgtcaaatttatattattaaaaatgcaaGACTAATGAATGATATTAGTTGCTGGAAGAGCTATTTATCATGATTgataatattaaacaattatcAAATATATACCTTATGCGTTTTTAATGAGCTATTAATAATTTAGTTgagttatataattataaaatatagttgagtcagtgtgtgtgtgttgcatttgTCATGAATCAATGCTATGTTTTTATTAGTTAAAactgattattatattaatagctgagttataatactttataaacacattaatttgtttattattgatAATTTATTGTAACTTTTATTTCATTGTGTCTTTTATACTTCTGTTGGCACTTTTATAAAAACAGTAAACCATTTTACCAGTGAATGTTATATAGAGT from Carassius gibelio isolate Cgi1373 ecotype wild population from Czech Republic chromosome A22, carGib1.2-hapl.c, whole genome shotgun sequence encodes the following:
- the strip1 gene encoding striatin-interacting protein 1 homolog isoform X2; amino-acid sequence: MEGVGLSANNKQKQNQMLPNKTRGEFTRNQRKDSEGLSEAPDLEFEYSDADNWAVELSELYSYTEGPEFLLNRKCFEEDFHTHMPDQKWTKLDSVQHRAHAMRLLDGLDVIGREHRLKVARAILYMAQGTFGECSSEVEVQHWMRYNSFLLLDVGAFTALLELLNMEIDNSAACSSAVRKPAISLADSTDLRVLLNIMYLMVETIQSEEPTDSPEWRTIRETFKSELGSPLYNHEPVSVMLFGMVTKFCSGHAPHFPMKKVLLLLWKTILFTLGGFEQLQCSKVSKRAALGLPPLPEDSLCVVRSMRAASPPASASDLIEQQQRRARRDHKALIKQDNLDAFNEKDPYKADDTREEEEENDDNDNSMEAEPFPIERDEVMPPPIPHPPTERVCFPKGLPWAPKVREKDIEQFLESSRSKFIGYTLGNDTDTVVGLPRPIHESIKTLKQHKYVSIAEVQIAKEEEYQKTPLSGGEEELELCAIELLYQGILPSLPQYMIALLKILLAAAPTSKAKTDSINILADVLPEEMPTTVLQSMKLGVDVNRHKEIIVKAISAILLLLLKHFKLNHVYQFEYMAQHLVFANCIPLILKFFNQNIMSYITAKNSISALDFPHCVVHELPELTAESLEAGDNNQFCWRNLFSCINLLRILNKLTKWKHSRTMMLVVFKSAPILKRALKVKQAMMQLYVLKLLKVQTKYLGRQWRKSNMKTMSAIYQKVRHRLNDDWAYGNDLDARPWDFQAEECALRASIERFNSRRYDKSQSNPEFLPVDNCLQSVLGQRIDLPEDFQMNYDLWLEREVFSKPISWEELLQ
- the strip1 gene encoding striatin-interacting protein 1 homolog isoform X1 — its product is MEGVGLSANNKQKQNQMLPNKTRGEFTRNQRKDSEGLSEAPDLEFEYSDADNWAVELSELYSYTEGPEFLLNRKCFEEDFHTHMPDQKWTKLDSVQHRAHAMRLLDGLDVIGREHRLKVARAILYMAQGTFGECSSEVEVQHWMRYNSFLLLDVGAFTALLELLNMEIDNSAACSSAVRKPAISLADSTDLRVLLNIMYLMVETIQSEEPTDSPEWRTIRETFKSELGSPLYNHEPVSVMLFGMVTKFCSGHAPHFPMKKVLLLLWKTILFTLGGFEQLQCSKVSKRAALGLPPLPEDSLCVVRSMRAASPPASASDLIEQQQRRARRDHKALIKQDNLDAFNEKDPYKADDTREEEEENDDNDNSMEAEPFPIERDEVMPPPIPHPPTERVCFPKGLPWAPKVREKDIEQFLESSRSKFIGYTLGNDTDTVVGLPRPIHESIKTLKQHKYVSIAEVQIAKEEEYQKTPLSGGEEELELCAIELLYQGILPSLPQYMIALLKILLAAAPTSKAKTDSINILADVLPEEMPTTVLQSMKLGVDVNRHKEIIVKAISAILLLLLKHFKLNHVYQFEYMAQHLVFANCIPLILKFFNQNIMSYITAKNSISALDFPHCVVHELPELTAESLEAGDNNQFCWRNLFSCINLLRILNKLTKWKHSRTMMLVVFKSAPILKRALKVKQAMMQLYVLKLLKVQTKYLGRQWRKSNMKTMSAIYQKVRHRLNDDWAYGNADLDARPWDFQAEECALRASIERFNSRRYDKSQSNPEFLPVDNCLQSVLGQRIDLPEDFQMNYDLWLEREVFSKPISWEELLQ